From the genome of Mesorhizobium japonicum MAFF 303099, one region includes:
- a CDS encoding glycosyltransferase, which produces MSLAANVVGCETDRRRHLRVLITNLFVSHNSGTEVVVELLADGLRGAGHQTMVLAPTLGDMADRMRRRGHHVVDRIAEIVEKPDIIHGQHLTPCLTALARFPDVPAVFSCHSAFFEIEAPMLHPQIRRWIAVDEACKAKCLSRGVPADRLDLIYNAVDLHRFKPRLPLPSRPARALLLTKNFEHQQAVREACSKSNIALDEVGPATERFSHQLEKDLPEYDIVFATARMALEAAAVGCSVVVCDARGFAGLLDTANMEAWRRMNLGVGLLTRPTTVENLMEAISRFDAGDAAKVCAYFREVADVSHFVQEHLKAYNQAIQAQTNTTADERSLATARWIEEIGVSVAPRRWAHIVKEVHGWQVSPDQTALVELLQSNTKTLESNVASLVELGEQVKAIGPEIAKPILDASASLDRVAQDSQARLHRIDDELSRLSNFVNEIKGLYNGMIPLFIRRMFLRVRRRG; this is translated from the coding sequence TTGTCCCTCGCCGCCAATGTGGTGGGTTGCGAAACAGACCGGAGGCGGCATTTGCGGGTTCTCATCACCAATCTGTTCGTATCGCACAACAGCGGCACCGAAGTGGTTGTCGAATTGCTGGCCGACGGGCTTCGCGGCGCCGGTCATCAAACCATGGTGCTGGCGCCAACACTTGGCGACATGGCCGACAGAATGCGCAGACGGGGACACCATGTGGTGGACCGGATTGCCGAGATTGTCGAAAAGCCCGACATCATCCATGGCCAGCATTTGACGCCTTGCCTGACGGCGCTGGCGCGGTTTCCCGACGTGCCTGCCGTGTTTTCCTGTCATAGCGCTTTCTTTGAGATCGAAGCTCCCATGCTTCATCCGCAGATACGCCGCTGGATCGCGGTCGACGAAGCGTGCAAGGCCAAGTGCTTGTCGCGCGGTGTACCGGCTGACAGGTTGGACCTCATCTACAACGCAGTCGACCTTCACCGTTTCAAGCCGCGCCTGCCGCTACCTTCCAGGCCCGCCAGAGCGCTGCTGCTGACCAAGAATTTCGAACACCAGCAGGCGGTGCGTGAGGCCTGCTCGAAGAGCAATATCGCGTTGGATGAGGTGGGTCCGGCTACCGAACGCTTTTCCCATCAGCTCGAAAAGGATTTGCCTGAATACGACATCGTCTTTGCAACCGCCCGTATGGCCCTTGAAGCGGCCGCGGTGGGCTGTTCGGTCGTCGTCTGCGACGCGCGTGGCTTCGCCGGCCTGCTCGATACAGCGAACATGGAGGCATGGCGGCGCATGAACCTCGGGGTTGGTCTTCTGACGAGGCCGACCACCGTCGAGAACCTGATGGAGGCGATCTCGCGGTTCGATGCCGGCGATGCCGCGAAGGTTTGTGCCTATTTCCGTGAAGTGGCTGATGTCTCGCACTTCGTTCAAGAGCATCTCAAGGCCTACAATCAGGCCATACAGGCGCAGACGAATACGACTGCCGACGAGCGGTCGCTGGCAACCGCGCGCTGGATAGAGGAAATCGGCGTTTCGGTTGCGCCCCGCAGATGGGCCCATATTGTGAAAGAGGTTCATGGATGGCAGGTTTCGCCAGACCAGACCGCGCTTGTGGAATTGCTGCAATCAAACACAAAAACGCTGGAGAGCAATGTCGCGTCGTTGGTAGAGCTTGGCGAGCAGGTCAAAGCCATCGGACCCGAAATCGCAAAACCGATCCTTGATGCCTCCGCTTCGCTCGACAGGGTGGCCCAGGACAGCCAGGCCAGATTGCATCGAATTGACGACGAGTTGTCGCGCCTTTCGAATTTCGTCAATGAGATCAAAGGGCTCTACAACGGCATGATCCCGCTTTTCATCAGAAGAATGTTTCTCAGGGTTCGCAGGCGAGGGTGA
- the glpK gene encoding glycerol kinase GlpK — MSGFVLAIDQGTTSTRAILFDGQMKVAGSGQKEFAQHYPASGWVEHDPEEIWASVVTTVKAALKNAGKAASDVAAIGITNQRETVVVWDRATGKPIHNAIVWQDRRTAPLCQKLKKQGLEKKFTRKTGLLLDPYFSGTKIAWILDKVKGGRKRAEKGELLAGTIDSFLIWRLTGGKVHATDATNASRTLVYNIAENAWDDELLAILNIPAKLLPQVKDCADDYGVTERDLFGAEIRILGVAGDQHAATIGQACFEPGMMKSTYGTGCFALLNTGSDLVRSKNRLLTTIAYRLNGKTTYALEGSIFIAGAAVQWLRDGIKVIGKAEQSGKLADEADPTQNVYLVPAFVGLGAPHWDAEARGAIFGLTRNSGPAEFARAALEAVAYQTRDLLDAMRKDWKGTSAKTVLRVDGGMVASDWTMQRLADILDAPVDRPTILETTALGAAWLAGSKAGVWPKAKEFAKSWALERRFKPEMDIATRSAKLAGWRDAVRRTLSA; from the coding sequence ATGAGCGGTTTTGTGCTGGCAATCGACCAGGGAACGACATCGACCAGGGCGATCCTATTCGATGGCCAGATGAAAGTCGCCGGCAGCGGCCAGAAGGAATTCGCGCAGCACTATCCGGCCTCCGGCTGGGTCGAGCATGACCCGGAAGAGATTTGGGCGAGTGTTGTGACGACCGTGAAGGCTGCGCTGAAGAATGCCGGCAAAGCCGCGTCGGATGTCGCCGCCATCGGCATCACCAATCAGCGCGAGACCGTCGTCGTCTGGGACAGGGCGACGGGCAAGCCGATCCACAATGCCATCGTCTGGCAGGACCGCCGCACCGCGCCGCTCTGCCAGAAACTGAAGAAGCAGGGGCTGGAGAAGAAATTCACGCGCAAGACCGGCTTGCTGCTCGATCCCTATTTCTCGGGCACCAAGATCGCCTGGATACTCGACAAGGTGAAGGGCGGCAGGAAGCGCGCCGAGAAAGGCGAATTGCTGGCCGGCACCATCGACAGTTTTCTGATCTGGCGGCTGACCGGCGGCAAGGTCCACGCCACCGACGCCACCAACGCCTCGCGCACGCTGGTCTACAACATCGCGGAAAACGCCTGGGACGACGAGCTTTTGGCCATTCTCAACATTCCGGCGAAACTGCTGCCGCAGGTCAAGGACTGCGCCGATGACTATGGAGTGACCGAGAGAGATCTGTTCGGTGCCGAGATAAGGATCCTCGGCGTTGCCGGTGACCAGCATGCCGCGACCATCGGCCAGGCCTGCTTCGAGCCGGGCATGATGAAATCCACCTATGGCACCGGCTGCTTCGCGCTGCTCAACACCGGCAGCGATCTGGTGCGTTCGAAGAACCGGCTTTTGACGACCATCGCCTATCGGCTGAACGGCAAGACCACCTATGCGCTGGAAGGTTCGATCTTCATCGCAGGGGCTGCCGTGCAATGGCTGCGCGACGGCATCAAGGTGATCGGCAAGGCCGAGCAGAGCGGCAAACTGGCTGATGAGGCCGACCCGACGCAAAACGTCTATCTGGTGCCGGCTTTCGTCGGCCTCGGCGCGCCGCACTGGGATGCCGAGGCGCGCGGTGCCATCTTCGGACTGACCCGCAATTCCGGACCGGCAGAATTTGCCCGCGCCGCTCTGGAGGCCGTTGCCTACCAGACCCGCGACCTGCTCGACGCCATGCGCAAGGACTGGAAGGGCACTTCGGCCAAAACGGTGCTGAGGGTCGATGGCGGCATGGTGGCGTCGGATTGGACCATGCAGCGGCTGGCCGACATACTCGACGCGCCGGTCGATCGCCCGACCATCCTTGAGACGACCGCGCTGGGCGCGGCCTGGCTTGCCGGCTCGAAGGCTGGTGTCTGGCCCAAGGCGAAGGAATTCGCCAAGAGCTGGGCGCTTGAGCGGCGGTTCAAGCCGGAGATGGATATCGCCACACGATCCGCCAAGCTGGCAGGCTGGCGCGATGCTGTGCGCAGGACGCTAAGCGCATAA
- a CDS encoding carbohydrate ABC transporter permease, whose product MAGANERTERNAINGTASEGLASALSQSDLDRRMRRRGEESRWWWIVPTLYIIVLLLPIYWLINMSFKTNAEIVNSLTLYPHAPTIANYVTIFTEKAWYSGYINSITYVVMNMVISVSVALPAAYAFSRYRFLGDKHLFFWLLTNRMAPPAVFALPFFQLYSAFGLIDTHIAVALAHCLFNVPLAVWILEGFMSGVPKEIDETAYIDGYSFPRFFVKIFMPLIASGIGVACFFCFMFSWVELLIARTLTTTDAKPIAATMTRTVSAAGMDWGLLAAAGVLTLIPGALVIWFVRNYIAKGFALGRV is encoded by the coding sequence ATGGCTGGCGCCAATGAACGAACCGAGCGCAATGCGATAAACGGGACCGCCTCGGAAGGTCTCGCCAGTGCGCTGTCGCAGAGCGATCTCGACAGGCGGATGCGCCGTCGCGGCGAGGAATCGCGCTGGTGGTGGATCGTGCCGACGCTCTACATCATCGTGCTGTTGCTGCCGATCTACTGGCTCATCAACATGAGCTTCAAGACCAATGCCGAGATCGTCAACTCGCTGACGCTCTACCCGCACGCGCCGACAATCGCCAACTACGTCACCATCTTCACCGAGAAGGCCTGGTACTCCGGCTACATCAACTCGATCACCTATGTGGTCATGAACATGGTGATTTCGGTATCGGTGGCGCTGCCGGCGGCCTATGCCTTCTCGCGCTACCGCTTCCTTGGCGACAAACATCTGTTCTTCTGGCTGCTGACCAACCGCATGGCGCCGCCGGCGGTGTTCGCACTGCCGTTCTTCCAGCTCTACTCGGCCTTCGGGCTGATCGACACGCATATCGCGGTGGCGCTGGCGCATTGCCTGTTCAACGTTCCGCTGGCGGTGTGGATTCTCGAGGGTTTCATGTCGGGCGTGCCGAAGGAAATCGACGAGACCGCCTATATCGACGGCTATTCCTTCCCGCGCTTCTTCGTAAAAATCTTCATGCCGCTGATCGCGAGCGGCATCGGTGTCGCCTGCTTCTTCTGCTTCATGTTCTCGTGGGTGGAATTGCTGATCGCGCGCACGCTGACCACTACCGACGCCAAGCCGATCGCCGCCACCATGACGCGCACCGTTTCGGCCGCGGGCATGGATTGGGGCCTGCTCGCCGCCGCCGGCGTGCTGACGCTGATCCCCGGCGCGCTCGTCATCTGGTTCGTCCGAAATTATATCGCCAAGGGCTTTGCCCTGGGGAGGGTGTGA
- a CDS encoding DUF2160 domain-containing protein, protein MNFDLSWMAWTWPTAAFFATILLLLCGMAAWEYASPGGNPRVGILRFETTRGDRLFLSLLGSAYIHLAWLGLVGSNLWWALALSVVYAIGVFRYV, encoded by the coding sequence ATGAATTTCGACCTCTCCTGGATGGCGTGGACGTGGCCGACGGCGGCCTTCTTCGCGACCATTCTGCTGTTGCTGTGCGGCATGGCGGCGTGGGAATACGCCTCGCCGGGCGGCAACCCACGCGTCGGCATCCTGCGCTTCGAGACGACACGCGGCGATCGTCTTTTCCTGTCGCTGCTTGGCAGCGCCTATATCCATCTCGCTTGGCTGGGTCTCGTTGGATCCAACCTGTGGTGGGCTCTCGCTCTCTCCGTGGTCTACGCCATCGGCGTGTTCCGCTACGTATAG
- a CDS encoding BA14K family protein yields MNKIVSGILAATLSVSFVAAAIPANAAQMFVPQAPEASSNTLNVEARNGDRNFQWRHNRYGNRDFGVRRNFARNNDGGAYWNGHRGYREYHRGYRRHGDNWFPLAAFATGALITGAIVNSENNRFHEGNAHVQWCYDRYRSYRASDNTFQPNYGPRQECRSPY; encoded by the coding sequence ATGAACAAGATCGTATCGGGTATACTGGCGGCCACTTTGTCCGTTTCGTTTGTAGCGGCCGCGATTCCGGCCAATGCCGCTCAGATGTTCGTGCCGCAGGCACCGGAGGCCTCATCCAATACTCTGAACGTTGAAGCCCGCAACGGTGATCGGAACTTCCAATGGCGTCATAACCGCTATGGCAACCGCGACTTCGGCGTCCGTCGCAACTTTGCCCGAAACAATGACGGCGGCGCCTACTGGAACGGTCATCGCGGCTATCGTGAGTACCATCGCGGCTATCGTCGCCATGGCGACAACTGGTTCCCGCTGGCGGCCTTCGCGACTGGCGCCCTGATCACCGGCGCGATCGTCAACAGCGAGAACAACCGCTTCCACGAAGGCAATGCGCATGTGCAGTGGTGCTACGACCGCTATCGCAGCTATCGTGCTTCGGACAACACATTCCAGCCGAACTACGGACCGCGTCAGGAGTGCCGTTCGCCTTACTGA
- a CDS encoding ABC transporter ATP-binding protein, with protein sequence MARIDVNHVRHSYLPNPQKDADFALREVHHTFEDGGAYALLGPSGCGKTTLLNIISGLLHPSHGQLLFNGRDVTKLSTQERNIAQVFQFPVIYDTMTVYDNLAFPLRNRGVPEADVDRKVRETLEMIDLASWAKRKARGLTADQKQKISLGRGLVRSDVNAILFDEPLTVIDPHMKWVLRSQLKQLHRRFGYTMVYVTHDQTEALTFADQVVVMYDGGIVQIGTPTELFERPRHTFVGYFIGSPGMNVMPVAIDGKTATLGSQRIELPGAPKASGGAVELGIRPEYVRLGRDGMAVSISKVEDLGRHKVVRARLEGRDIAAVIGEDETVPAEPKVRFDPAGINIYADSWRVEMGA encoded by the coding sequence ATGGCGCGCATCGACGTCAACCATGTCAGGCATTCCTACCTGCCCAATCCGCAGAAGGATGCCGATTTCGCGCTCAGGGAAGTGCACCATACATTCGAGGATGGCGGCGCCTATGCGCTGCTCGGACCATCCGGCTGCGGCAAGACCACGCTGCTCAACATCATTTCGGGACTGCTCCACCCCTCGCACGGCCAGTTGCTGTTCAACGGCAGGGACGTGACCAAACTGTCGACTCAGGAACGCAACATCGCGCAGGTGTTCCAGTTCCCGGTCATCTACGACACCATGACCGTCTACGACAATCTGGCCTTCCCGCTGCGCAATCGCGGCGTGCCGGAGGCCGATGTCGACCGCAAAGTGCGCGAGACGCTGGAGATGATTGATCTCGCCTCCTGGGCGAAAAGGAAGGCGAGGGGCCTGACCGCCGACCAGAAACAGAAGATCTCGCTCGGCCGCGGACTGGTGCGCTCCGATGTCAACGCCATCCTGTTCGACGAGCCGCTGACCGTCATCGACCCTCACATGAAATGGGTGCTGCGCTCGCAATTGAAGCAGCTTCACCGCCGCTTCGGCTACACCATGGTCTACGTCACCCACGACCAGACCGAGGCGCTGACCTTCGCCGACCAGGTCGTCGTCATGTATGACGGCGGCATCGTGCAGATCGGCACGCCGACCGAACTGTTCGAGCGGCCGCGCCATACCTTCGTCGGTTACTTCATCGGCTCGCCGGGCATGAACGTCATGCCGGTGGCGATCGACGGCAAGACGGCGACGCTCGGCTCGCAGCGGATCGAATTGCCGGGCGCACCCAAAGCCTCCGGCGGCGCTGTCGAGCTCGGCATCCGTCCCGAATATGTGCGGCTCGGCCGGGACGGCATGGCCGTCTCGATCAGCAAGGTCGAGGATCTCGGCCGCCACAAGGTGGTGCGCGCCAGACTGGAAGGCAGGGATATCGCTGCCGTCATCGGCGAGGACGAGACTGTTCCAGCCGAGCCGAAGGTGCGGTTCGATCCGGCCGGCATCAACATCTATGCCGATTCCTGGCGTGTCGAGATGGGGGCCTAG
- a CDS encoding ABC transporter substrate-binding protein, giving the protein MRRQFLTSTTALVLLLGVGNAYAGMDEAKAFLDKEIGGVSTLSRADQEKQMQWFIDAAKPFAGMDIKVVSETLTTHQYESQVLAPAFTAITGIKVTHDVIQEGDVVEKIQTQMQTGQNIYDGWVNDSDLIGTHWRYQQVRNLTDWMAGEGKDVTDPMLDVDDFIGTKFTTAPDKKLYQLPDQQFANLYWFRYDWFNDEKNKADFKAKYGYDLGVPVNWSAYEDIAEFFTGRDVNGKKVYGHMDYGKKDPSLGWRFTDAWLSMAGNGDKGLPNGVPVDEWGIKVDAKSRPVGSCTARGGDTNGPASVYAIQKYLDWLKAYAPPEAQGMTFSESGPVPSQGNVAQQIFWYTAFTADMVKPGLPVMNDDGTPKWRMAPSPHGSYWKDGMKLGYQDVGSWTLMKSTPTDRAKAAWLYAQFVTSKTVDVKKSQVGLTFIRDSTIHDKSFTERAPKLGGLIEFYRSPARVQWTPTGTNVPDYPKLAQLWWQNIGDASSGAKTPQEAMDSLCADQEKVMARIEKSGVQGDIGPKMAEEHDLAYWNADAVKGGNLAPQLKLEQEKDKPITINYDELVKSWQK; this is encoded by the coding sequence ATGCGACGGCAATTTTTAACATCAACAACGGCCCTTGTCCTATTGCTCGGTGTAGGCAATGCCTACGCCGGGATGGATGAAGCAAAAGCCTTTCTGGACAAAGAGATTGGCGGCGTGTCGACGCTTTCGCGCGCCGACCAGGAAAAGCAAATGCAGTGGTTCATCGACGCCGCCAAGCCCTTCGCCGGCATGGACATCAAAGTCGTGTCGGAAACCTTGACCACCCACCAGTACGAGTCTCAGGTGCTGGCGCCGGCCTTTACCGCCATCACCGGCATCAAGGTCACGCATGACGTCATCCAGGAAGGCGACGTCGTCGAGAAGATCCAGACCCAGATGCAGACCGGCCAGAACATCTATGACGGCTGGGTCAACGATTCCGATCTGATCGGCACCCATTGGCGCTACCAGCAGGTGCGCAATTTGACCGACTGGATGGCGGGCGAAGGCAAGGACGTTACCGATCCGATGCTCGACGTCGACGACTTCATCGGCACGAAGTTCACCACCGCGCCGGACAAGAAGCTCTACCAGCTGCCCGACCAGCAGTTCGCGAACCTCTACTGGTTCCGTTACGACTGGTTCAACGATGAGAAGAACAAGGCCGACTTCAAGGCCAAGTACGGCTATGATCTCGGCGTGCCGGTCAACTGGTCGGCCTATGAGGACATCGCCGAATTCTTCACCGGCCGCGACGTCAACGGCAAGAAGGTCTATGGCCACATGGACTACGGCAAGAAGGATCCGTCGCTCGGCTGGCGGTTCACGGACGCCTGGCTGTCGATGGCCGGCAATGGCGACAAGGGCCTGCCGAACGGTGTGCCGGTCGACGAATGGGGCATCAAGGTCGATGCGAAGTCGCGGCCTGTCGGCTCGTGCACCGCGCGCGGCGGCGACACCAATGGACCAGCATCGGTCTATGCCATCCAGAAGTATCTTGATTGGCTGAAAGCCTATGCGCCGCCGGAAGCCCAGGGCATGACCTTCTCCGAATCCGGCCCCGTGCCGTCGCAAGGCAATGTTGCCCAGCAGATCTTCTGGTACACCGCGTTCACCGCCGACATGGTCAAGCCCGGCTTGCCGGTCATGAACGACGACGGCACGCCGAAGTGGCGCATGGCGCCGTCTCCGCACGGCTCCTACTGGAAGGACGGCATGAAGCTCGGCTATCAGGACGTCGGTTCCTGGACGCTGATGAAGTCGACGCCGACCGACCGCGCCAAGGCCGCCTGGCTTTATGCCCAGTTCGTCACCTCGAAGACCGTCGACGTGAAGAAGAGCCAGGTTGGCCTCACCTTCATTCGCGACTCCACCATCCATGACAAGAGCTTCACCGAACGTGCGCCGAAGCTCGGCGGCCTGATCGAGTTCTATCGCTCGCCGGCCCGTGTGCAGTGGACGCCGACCGGTACCAACGTGCCGGACTATCCGAAGCTGGCGCAGCTCTGGTGGCAGAACATCGGTGACGCATCGTCTGGTGCCAAGACACCGCAGGAAGCCATGGATTCGCTCTGCGCCGATCAGGAAAAAGTCATGGCACGTATCGAGAAATCCGGCGTCCAGGGCGACATCGGACCGAAGATGGCCGAAGAGCATGACCTTGCCTACTGGAACGCCGACGCGGTCAAAGGCGGCAATCTGGCGCCTCAGCTGAAGCTCGAGCAGGAGAAGGACAAGCCGATCACCATCAACTACGACGAACTGGTGAAGAGCTGGCAGAAGTAA
- a CDS encoding ABC transporter ATP-binding protein has protein sequence MLELRNVTKTVGAVEHIRDVSLTLQHGSLNVLLGPTLSGKTSLMRLMAGLDVPTSGSVWFDGHDVTGMPVQKRKIAMVYQQFINYPAMTVYENIASPLRVAGAEQGKIDSQVREAAALLKLTPYLDRTPLSLSGGQQQRTALARAIVKNASLVLLDEPLANLDYKLREELRAELPRIFAAAGTIFVYATTEPHEALLLGGNTATLSEGRITQFGPTIDVFRKPVDLVTARTFADPPLNTIVLAKKGADFLLEGGVKLPVPPELVGIADGNYTIGFQPHHLSLERPNAGAVPVRAKVTITEITGSESFIHLDFADVRWVMLTHGIRDFETDEAVEVFIDPRHIMVFDEHGRAVTAPKLAA, from the coding sequence ATGCTTGAACTGAGGAACGTCACCAAGACGGTCGGTGCGGTCGAGCACATACGTGATGTGTCGCTGACGCTTCAGCACGGCTCGCTCAATGTTCTGCTCGGGCCGACGCTTTCCGGCAAGACCAGCCTGATGCGGCTGATGGCCGGTCTCGACGTGCCGACTTCCGGCTCGGTCTGGTTCGATGGCCATGACGTCACCGGCATGCCGGTGCAGAAGCGCAAGATCGCCATGGTCTACCAGCAGTTCATCAACTATCCAGCGATGACCGTCTATGAGAACATCGCCTCGCCGCTCCGGGTGGCCGGCGCGGAGCAAGGAAAGATCGACAGCCAGGTGCGCGAGGCCGCGGCACTGCTGAAGCTGACCCCCTATCTCGACCGCACGCCTCTCAGCCTGTCCGGCGGCCAGCAACAGCGTACCGCGCTGGCGCGCGCCATCGTCAAGAATGCCAGCCTGGTGCTGCTCGACGAGCCGCTCGCCAATCTCGACTACAAGCTGCGCGAGGAATTGCGCGCCGAATTGCCGAGGATCTTTGCCGCCGCCGGCACCATCTTCGTCTACGCCACGACCGAACCGCACGAGGCGCTGCTGCTCGGCGGCAATACGGCAACGCTGTCGGAAGGCCGCATCACGCAGTTCGGGCCGACCATCGACGTGTTCCGCAAGCCGGTCGACCTGGTTACGGCGAGGACCTTCGCCGATCCGCCGCTCAACACCATCGTGCTGGCCAAGAAGGGCGCCGACTTCCTGCTCGAAGGCGGGGTGAAGCTGCCGGTGCCGCCCGAACTCGTCGGCATTGCCGACGGCAATTACACGATCGGTTTTCAGCCGCACCATCTGTCGCTCGAACGGCCCAATGCCGGCGCCGTGCCGGTCCGGGCAAAGGTGACCATCACCGAGATCACCGGGTCGGAGAGTTTCATCCATCTCGATTTCGCCGACGTGCGCTGGGTCATGCTGACCCACGGCATCCGGGATTTCGAGACCGACGAAGCGGTCGAGGTGTTCATCGACCCGCGTCACATCATGGTGTTCGACGAGCACGGCCGCGCCGTGACCGCGCCGAAGCTGGCGGCTTGA
- a CDS encoding carbohydrate ABC transporter permease, with protein sequence MDKTWNNKAWFLVLPVLVLVAFTAVIPLMTVVNYSVQDTFGNNVFTWAGTEWFEDLLSSSRFWEAMVRNLIFSFIILAIQVPLGIFIALNMPKKGWGVPVCLVLMSLPLLIPWNVVGTIWQVFGRNDIGLLGYYVNALGIDFNYVQHAFDAWVIIIVMDVWHWTSLVVLLCYAGLVSIPDAFYQAAKIDGASRWAVFRYIQLPKMQRVLLIAVLLRFMDSFMIYTEPFVVTGGGPGNSTTFLSIDLVKTALGQFDLGPAAAMSLVYFLIILLLSWVFYTVMTNYDAER encoded by the coding sequence ATGGACAAGACCTGGAACAACAAGGCCTGGTTCCTGGTGCTGCCGGTGCTGGTGCTGGTGGCCTTCACCGCCGTCATCCCGCTGATGACGGTCGTCAACTATTCGGTGCAGGACACGTTCGGCAACAATGTCTTCACCTGGGCCGGCACCGAATGGTTCGAGGACCTGCTGTCGTCCAGCCGCTTCTGGGAAGCGATGGTCCGCAACCTGATCTTTTCCTTCATCATCCTGGCGATCCAGGTGCCGCTCGGCATCTTCATCGCGCTCAACATGCCAAAGAAGGGCTGGGGCGTGCCGGTCTGCCTGGTGCTGATGTCACTGCCACTGCTGATCCCGTGGAACGTCGTCGGCACCATCTGGCAGGTGTTCGGACGCAACGACATCGGGCTGCTGGGCTACTACGTCAACGCGCTCGGCATCGACTTCAACTACGTTCAGCATGCGTTCGATGCCTGGGTCATCATCATCGTCATGGATGTGTGGCACTGGACCAGCCTCGTCGTGCTGCTCTGCTATGCTGGCCTGGTTTCCATTCCCGATGCCTTCTACCAGGCGGCCAAGATCGACGGAGCCTCGCGCTGGGCGGTGTTTCGCTACATCCAGCTGCCGAAGATGCAGCGCGTGCTTTTGATCGCCGTGCTGCTGCGCTTCATGGACAGTTTTATGATCTACACCGAACCCTTCGTCGTCACCGGCGGCGGGCCGGGCAACTCGACGACCTTCCTGTCGATCGACCTCGTCAAGACGGCGCTCGGCCAGTTCGACCTTGGCCCGGCTGCCGCCATGTCGCTGGTCTACTTCCTCATCATCCTGTTGTTGTCATGGGTGTTCTACACTGTGATGACCAACTACGACGCGGAGCGCTGA